A single region of the Nicotiana sylvestris chromosome 6, ASM39365v2, whole genome shotgun sequence genome encodes:
- the LOC104241843 gene encoding uncharacterized protein, protein MALEAYASQNTDKIHPDVLSQARISCYKARDAFYSCLEKESSKKPTEIATVGLLYPVECKKTREEYVRQCRPTWVKHFDRQYCAKKRVQRLLDDNDSRRGV, encoded by the exons ATGGCGCTAGAAGCTTACGCATCACAAAACACTGATAAAATCCATCCAGATGTTCTCTCACAAGCTCGAATATCTTGTTACAAG GCAAGAGATGCATTTTATTCATGTCTGGAGAAAGAATCGAGTAAAAAGCCTACAGAAATTGCTACAGTTGGGCTTTTATATCCAGTTGAATGCAAGAAAACAAGAGAGGAATATGTGAGACAATGTCGACCCACTTGG GTAAAGCATTTTGATAGGCAATACTGTGCTAAGAAGAGAGTTCAGAGACTTTTGGATGATAATGATTCAAGAAGAG
- the LOC138870105 gene encoding uncharacterized protein — MAQLQSQNMTPSIAEPENTRRAEPAQKRSNENDLETDPAIMRMLEELTKRIEFGEKKIEENDKMVEIYNSRVDQIPGAPSVLKGLDVKKFIQKPFPASAAPMPIPKKFCMPDIPKYNGTTDPNEHITSYTCGIKANDLNDNEIESVLLKKFGETLSKGAMIWYHNLAPNSIDSFAMLADALVKAHVGSIKIRSQAQRDTDRESRFNKEQYQPYVDRRNNGPGRNAPQNDQRNDRGQNSRGLMSKSRYDKHTDPAEAPRLLEFNFSIDAPGIVSTIGRIKDTKWAIPIQTDPSQINPNLMCKYHGTHGHRIEDCRKLREKVAWLFNDGHLREFLSDQDKNYFWDRDARKNEQKEPQHIIHMIIDGVHVPQRPVFKRTKVLITREKQTRSYVPEDVLSFRDEEAEGISQPHNDVLVIFIL; from the exons ATggctcaacttcaaagtcagaataTGACTCCGAGTATAGCTGAACCAGAAAATACTCGCCGTGCTGAACCAGCGCAAAAGAGGTCAAACGAAAATGACTTGGAGACTGACCCCGCCATCATGAGAATGCTCGAAGAGCTCACTAAGAGGATCGAGTTCGGGgaaaagaagattgaagaaaatgacaaaatgGTGGAGATTTACAACtcccgtgttgatcaaataccgggggcaccttcGGTCTTGAAAGGTTTAGATgtcaaaaagttcatacaaaaaccattccccgCAAGTGCGGCTCCGATGCCTATTCCCAAGAAATTTTGCATGCCCGATATACCCAAATATAACGGGACAACCGACCCTAAcgagcatattacttcatacacttgtggGATCAAAGCAAATGACTTGAATGACAATGAGATCGAATCGGTCTTGTtaaaaaagtttggggaaacgttgtcaaaaggagctatgatttggtatcacaacttagctcctaactctatcGACTCGTTCGCTATGTTAGCAGATGCCTTAGTGAAAGCACACGTCGGGTCCATAAAG ATTCGCAGCCAAGCCCAGAGGGACACAGACCGAGAATCGAGATTCAACAAAGAACAATATCAGCCATATGTCGATCGGAGAAACAATGGTCCAGGTCGTAACGCTCCTCAGAATGATCAGAGGAACGATCGAGGCCAAAATTCTCGAGGACTTATGAGTAAGAGCAGGTATGATAAACATACCGACCCCGCCGAGGCTCCTCGATTATTAGAGTTCAACTTCAGCATAGATGCGCCGGGAATTGTCTCAACTATTGGAAGAATCAAAGACACCAAGTGGGCCATTCCTATACAGACCGATCCTTCTCAAATAAACCCGAACTTGATGTGCAAATACcatggcacacatggtcatagAATCGAAGATTGCAGGAAACTAAGGGAGAAGGTAGCGTGGCTGTTCAACGAtggccaccttcgagaattcctaagtgatcaGGATAAGAATTATTTTTGGGATAGAGATGCaaggaaaaatgagcaaaaaGAACCACAACATataatccacatgatcattgaTGGAGTCCATGTCCCTCAGCGGCCTGTATTCAAACGCACAAAAGTATTAATCACCAGAGAAAAACAGACTCGGAGCTATGTGCCCGAGGACGTCTTATCATTCCGTGACGAGGAAGCAGAAGGCatatctcaacctcacaatgacgtCCTGGTAAtctttatcctttaa